A genomic stretch from Rhodobacterales bacterium HKCCA1288 includes:
- a CDS encoding H-NS histone family protein, with protein MSIDLSKMSKDELVALQKDVAAAIKDFDKRKKKEALIAAQKAAQEFGFSLEEVLGGRKAGAKVAPRYRNPSNPDQTWTGRGRKPLWVVDALNSGKSLDDLAI; from the coding sequence ATGTCTATTGATCTTTCAAAAATGTCGAAAGATGAGCTTGTCGCACTTCAAAAAGATGTCGCAGCGGCAATTAAAGACTTTGATAAACGGAAAAAGAAAGAAGCCCTGATTGCAGCCCAAAAAGCGGCGCAAGAATTTGGGTTTAGCCTTGAAGAAGTGTTGGGCGGTCGTAAAGCGGGTGCGAAAGTTGCGCCACGCTATCGTAACCCAAGCAATCCTGACCAAACATGGACGGGCCGTGGCCGCAAACCCCTTTGGGTTGTGGACGCGTTGAATTCTGGAAAATCTTTGGATGATCTAGCGATCTAA
- a CDS encoding ribulose-phosphate 3-epimerase, protein MSFDRSIKIAPSILSADFANFGAEIRAIEAQGADWVHIDVMDGHFVPNLTFGPPAVKAFRPHVKTVMDVHLMIAPVDPYIDAYADAGADILTAHIEAGPHIHRTLQAIRGAGMKAGVALNPGTPADSVAHLLDLCDLVCVMTVNPGFGGQKFIDLTDKISRLRAMIGDRPIHIEIDGGVDPVTAPLVAAAGADVLVAGSAVFKGGSVDRPEVYGDNIASIRKAAVSAQ, encoded by the coding sequence ATGTCCTTTGATCGCTCGATAAAAATCGCCCCGTCTATTCTCTCTGCGGATTTTGCCAATTTTGGTGCAGAGATCCGCGCCATTGAGGCGCAAGGGGCGGATTGGGTGCATATCGATGTCATGGATGGGCATTTCGTGCCGAACCTCACCTTTGGCCCGCCTGCGGTGAAGGCCTTTCGGCCTCATGTGAAAACGGTCATGGATGTGCATTTGATGATCGCGCCTGTTGACCCCTATATTGATGCCTATGCGGATGCAGGGGCAGATATTTTGACCGCGCATATTGAGGCGGGCCCGCATATTCACCGCACGCTGCAGGCCATTCGTGGTGCAGGCATGAAAGCTGGGGTGGCGTTGAACCCTGGAACACCCGCCGACAGTGTCGCGCATCTTTTGGATTTGTGCGATTTGGTTTGCGTTATGACGGTCAACCCAGGCTTTGGCGGGCAGAAATTTATTGATCTGACGGACAAAATCTCGCGTCTGCGCGCGATGATAGGGGATCGTCCGATCCATATTGAGATCGATGGGGGTGTTGATCCTGTAACTGCACCATTGGTGGCTGCCGCGGGCGCGGATGTGTTGGTCGCAGGCTCAGCCGTTTTCAAGGGCGGCTCGGTTGATCGCCCTGAGGTTTACGGCGACAATATCGCGTCTATCCGAAAAGCGGCCGTATCGGCGCAATAA
- a CDS encoding succinate dehydrogenase flavoprotein subunit, with protein MTASYEIHHHSYDVVVVGAGGSGLRATLGMAEQGLKTACVTKVFPTRSHTVAAQGGIAASLGNMGPDSWQWHMYDTVKGSDWLGDTDAMEYLAREAPKAVYELEHYGVPFSRTEEGKIYQRPFGGHTTEFGEGPPVQRTCAAADRTGHAILHTLYGQSLKNNANFYIEYFATDLIMSEDGQCQGVLAWKLDDGTLHAFNAKMVVLATGGYGRAYFSATSAHTCTGDGGGMVARQGLPLQDMEFVQFHPTGIYGAGCLITEGARGEGGYLTNSEGERFMERYAPTYKDLASRDVVSRCMTMEIREGRGVGKEKDHIFLHLNHLPPETLAERLPGISESARIFAGVDVTREPIPVLPTVHYNMGGIPTNYWGEVLNPTKDNPDAVVPGLMAVGEAGCASVHGANRLGSNSLIDLVVFGRAAAIRAGKVVNPDTPNPALNQASLDAALARFDGLRHAKGTVATAELRLEMQKTMQADAAVFRTDKTLAEGCAKMEAVAAKMDDLSVTDRSLVWNSDLMETLELTNLMPNALATIVSAEARKESRGAHAHEDYPDRDDKTWRKHSLAVVEGQKVALDYRPVHLDPLTTHEEGGIDLKKIAPKARVY; from the coding sequence ATGACCGCTTCCTACGAAATTCATCACCACAGCTATGACGTTGTCGTTGTTGGCGCGGGCGGATCGGGCCTGCGTGCGACCTTAGGCATGGCAGAACAAGGTCTTAAGACCGCCTGTGTGACCAAGGTTTTCCCAACCCGTTCTCACACTGTTGCGGCACAAGGGGGCATCGCAGCCTCACTTGGCAATATGGGGCCTGATAGTTGGCAGTGGCATATGTATGACACAGTCAAAGGGTCGGACTGGCTTGGCGATACGGATGCGATGGAATACCTCGCCCGTGAAGCGCCCAAGGCGGTTTACGAGTTGGAACATTACGGCGTTCCATTCTCGCGCACCGAAGAAGGCAAGATTTATCAACGCCCCTTTGGCGGCCATACCACCGAATTCGGCGAAGGCCCGCCCGTGCAGCGCACCTGCGCCGCAGCAGACCGCACAGGTCACGCGATCTTGCACACGCTCTATGGCCAGTCGTTGAAGAATAACGCGAATTTCTACATCGAATATTTCGCGACTGATCTGATCATGTCAGAAGACGGCCAGTGCCAAGGCGTTCTGGCTTGGAAATTGGACGATGGCACGCTGCACGCGTTCAATGCCAAGATGGTCGTTCTGGCCACAGGTGGCTATGGCCGCGCCTATTTCAGCGCAACCTCAGCGCATACCTGCACAGGCGATGGCGGCGGCATGGTCGCGCGTCAGGGTCTGCCCCTACAGGATATGGAATTCGTGCAATTCCACCCCACAGGGATTTACGGCGCGGGCTGCCTGATCACGGAGGGCGCGCGCGGCGAAGGCGGCTATCTGACCAACTCCGAGGGTGAGCGTTTCATGGAGCGCTATGCCCCAACCTATAAGGATCTTGCGTCACGCGATGTGGTTTCACGCTGTATGACAATGGAAATCCGCGAAGGCCGTGGTGTTGGCAAAGAAAAGGATCATATCTTCCTGCACCTCAACCATCTGCCGCCTGAAACCCTGGCAGAGCGTCTGCCAGGTATCTCGGAAAGCGCACGGATTTTTGCTGGCGTGGACGTAACCCGCGAACCAATCCCTGTGCTGCCGACTGTGCATTACAATATGGGCGGCATCCCCACTAATTACTGGGGCGAGGTGCTTAACCCAACCAAGGACAATCCCGATGCGGTCGTGCCCGGCTTGATGGCCGTGGGTGAGGCAGGCTGCGCCTCGGTGCATGGGGCCAACCGCCTTGGGTCAAACTCGCTCATCGACCTTGTGGTCTTTGGCCGCGCTGCTGCAATCCGCGCGGGCAAGGTTGTCAATCCTGACACACCCAATCCCGCATTGAACCAAGCCAGCCTTGATGCAGCTTTGGCCCGCTTTGACGGGTTGCGCCATGCGAAGGGCACGGTCGCTACAGCCGAATTGCGCCTTGAGATGCAGAAAACCATGCAGGCCGATGCGGCCGTTTTCCGCACCGACAAGACCCTTGCGGAAGGGTGCGCGAAAATGGAGGCGGTTGCCGCCAAGATGGATGACCTATCAGTCACCGATCGCAGCCTCGTGTGGAACTCAGACCTGATGGAAACATTGGAACTGACCAACCTGATGCCAAACGCCTTGGCCACCATCGTCTCGGCCGAGGCGCGGAAAGAAAGCCGTGGCGCACATGCGCATGAGGATTATCCCGACCGCGATGACAAAACATGGCGCAAGCACAGCCTTGCGGTGGTTGAGGGTCAAAAAGTGGCTCTCGATTATCGCCCTGTTCATCTTGATCCGCTGACCACACATGAGGAAGGCGGAATTGACCTCAAGAAAATCGCGCCGAAAGCGCGGGTTTACTAA
- the deoC gene encoding deoxyribose-phosphate aldolase: MTQTTKTFAATGHQTGHAQLPQLHLPRNEGMALDLDWVARATANRSAIERRAATIGTRRSVKKAYQTAWLARAVTMIDLTTLSGDDTKARVARLCEKAKQPVRADILERLGLPQITVGAVCVYHDMVEPALKALEGSGIPVAAVSTGFPAGLSPFHLRVAEIKESVAAGAQEIDIVISRRHVLEGNWQALYDEMREFRTACGAAHVKAILATGELGTLRNVARASLVCMMAGADFIKTSTGKEAVNATLPVSLTMIRAIRAYEARTGFKVGYKPAGGISKAKDALTYLALMKEELGQAWMSAQLFRFGASSLLGDIERQLEHQATGAYSARYNHPMA; encoded by the coding sequence ATGACCCAAACCACCAAAACTTTTGCCGCAACGGGCCACCAGACGGGCCATGCGCAGCTGCCGCAATTGCACCTCCCCCGCAACGAGGGAATGGCGCTCGACCTTGATTGGGTTGCGCGTGCTACAGCAAATCGATCTGCAATTGAACGGCGCGCAGCCACAATTGGCACAAGGCGCAGCGTGAAAAAGGCATATCAAACAGCATGGCTTGCCCGCGCCGTAACGATGATCGACCTGACCACATTGTCAGGCGATGACACCAAAGCGCGGGTGGCGCGGCTTTGTGAAAAGGCCAAGCAGCCCGTGCGCGCAGATATTCTAGAGCGTCTGGGACTGCCACAGATCACAGTGGGGGCGGTCTGCGTCTATCACGACATGGTCGAGCCTGCGCTTAAGGCGCTGGAGGGCAGCGGCATCCCTGTGGCAGCGGTATCCACAGGTTTTCCTGCGGGGTTGTCGCCCTTTCATCTGCGCGTGGCAGAGATCAAGGAAAGCGTTGCCGCGGGCGCGCAAGAAATCGATATTGTGATTTCGCGCCGCCATGTCCTCGAGGGGAATTGGCAGGCTCTATATGACGAGATGCGAGAGTTTCGCACGGCTTGCGGCGCGGCCCATGTCAAAGCGATCTTGGCCACAGGCGAACTTGGAACACTGCGCAATGTTGCGCGCGCAAGCCTCGTTTGCATGATGGCGGGCGCAGATTTCATCAAGACCTCAACCGGTAAGGAAGCGGTCAATGCCACCCTACCCGTCAGCCTAACCATGATCCGCGCAATCCGCGCTTATGAGGCGCGCACAGGGTTTAAGGTCGGCTACAAACCCGCAGGTGGCATTTCCAAAGCGAAGGACGCGCTGACCTATCTGGCGCTGATGAAAGAAGAATTGGGACAAGCTTGGATGTCCGCGCAGCTTTTCCGCTTTGGCGCGTCCTCTCTTCTTGGCGATATTGAACGCCAACTCGAACACCAAGCCACGGGTGCTTATTCCGCCCGTTACAATCACCCGATGGCCTGA
- a CDS encoding urea carboxylase-associated family protein yields the protein MTDHIKAPQDAEARRAVAPVICYPTDSLPAPDLARMARARKHWRKTAEVLIPPREAACFEVKAGQSFRISLPQGAQVGDLNLWNAHDLSERFFSGKTRAIHGSHVSTGHTLYSNLPHLRAMALILEDSLAWYGRDDFGGAVHDVIGTRCDPYTHNLLSGGQYHHCCHSNLTRALASHRGLSLTEAEMAVHDVLNVFMCTGFTRDTGQYFMKATPARAGDHLDFLAEMDLLGALSACPGGDCGAEHSSDSATCHPMLVEVFDSELTADFTPRPANGYDRSHGL from the coding sequence ATGACAGACCATATCAAGGCCCCACAGGATGCCGAGGCGCGCCGCGCGGTGGCGCCTGTGATCTGCTATCCCACCGATAGCCTGCCCGCGCCCGACCTTGCCCGTATGGCGCGCGCGCGCAAGCACTGGCGCAAAACCGCCGAGGTGCTGATCCCCCCACGCGAGGCGGCCTGTTTCGAGGTGAAGGCAGGGCAATCCTTCCGCATCTCCCTGCCGCAAGGGGCGCAGGTGGGGGATCTTAACCTATGGAATGCGCATGATCTGTCCGAGCGGTTCTTTTCGGGCAAAACCCGCGCCATCCATGGCAGCCATGTCAGCACAGGCCACACGCTTTATTCCAACCTGCCGCATCTGCGCGCCATGGCCCTAATCCTAGAGGACAGTTTGGCGTGGTATGGGCGCGATGATTTTGGCGGCGCGGTGCATGATGTGATTGGCACGCGCTGCGACCCCTATACGCATAACCTGCTGTCTGGCGGGCAGTATCATCACTGCTGTCATTCCAACCTGACCCGCGCGCTGGCCTCACATCGCGGCCTATCTTTGACCGAGGCCGAGATGGCGGTGCATGACGTGCTCAACGTGTTTATGTGCACAGGGTTCACCCGTGACACGGGCCAATATTTCATGAAGGCCACGCCCGCGCGGGCGGGGGATCATCTGGATTTCCTTGCCGAGATGGATCTTTTGGGTGCGCTCTCTGCCTGTCCTGGTGGGGATTGCGGGGCGGAACATTCCTCTGACAGCGCCACCTGCCACCCGATGTTGGTGGAGGTGTTTGACAGCGAGTTGACCGCTGATTTCACCCCCCGCCCCGCCAATGGTTACGACCGCAGCCATGGTTTGTGA
- a CDS encoding sulfotransferase domain-containing protein, with product MTTDFQTGADHMTAPAAPVRLICIGTHHKTGTLWMRWVFRAMCYKLGLPFGFGKTATADEGRNVIAHWSSDFAPETLSRGDMRGLHLIRDPRDVLISGARYHARVPDAREPQLASPDPALGGKSYLAHMRSLPDLAAQLRFEMAGRHARTMAEMTAWDYNRDTFAEIRYEDLMADQDGALFADILHFLGFDAEAIDIGRACFLDHSLFGSMTHRDRIGETLDIHIDSGAPARWRDELPRAIAEDYAETFGADLVALGYETHPTDWVQETRP from the coding sequence ATGACCACCGATTTCCAGACGGGCGCAGACCATATGACTGCGCCCGCCGCCCCTGTGCGCCTGATTTGCATTGGCACCCACCACAAGACAGGCACGCTGTGGATGCGGTGGGTGTTTCGGGCGATGTGCTACAAGCTCGGCCTTCCTTTTGGTTTTGGAAAAACCGCCACGGCGGATGAGGGGCGTAATGTGATCGCGCATTGGTCCTCTGATTTCGCGCCCGAAACCCTGAGCCGCGGCGACATGCGGGGGCTGCACCTAATCCGCGACCCGCGCGATGTGCTGATCTCAGGCGCGCGCTATCACGCCCGCGTGCCCGATGCGCGCGAACCGCAATTGGCAAGCCCCGACCCTGCGCTTGGCGGGAAATCCTATCTCGCGCATATGCGCAGCTTGCCCGATCTGGCCGCACAATTGCGCTTTGAGATGGCAGGGCGGCACGCACGGACCATGGCGGAAATGACCGCATGGGATTACAACCGCGATACATTTGCCGAAATCCGATATGAGGATTTGATGGCAGATCAGGACGGCGCGCTTTTCGCGGATATTCTGCACTTCTTGGGTTTTGATGCGGAGGCCATTGACATTGGGCGCGCATGTTTTCTCGATCATTCCCTGTTCGGATCAATGACTCATCGTGACCGCATTGGCGAGACGTTGGATATCCATATCGACTCGGGCGCGCCCGCGCGGTGGCGCGATGAATTACCCCGCGCCATTGCCGAAGACTATGCCGAGACATTCGGCGCGGATTTGGTGGCGCTTGGCTATGAAACCCATCCCACCGATTGGGTGCAGGAGACACGACCATGA
- a CDS encoding protein meaA yields MAEMQKDKPWLIRTYAGHSTAKASNALYRSNLAKGQTGLSVAFDLPTQTGYDSDHALARGEVGKVGVPVSHLGDMRTLFENIPLEQMNTSMTINATAPWLLALYIAVAEEQGAEVAALQGTVQNDLIKEYLSRGTYICPPAPSLRMIADVAEYCYTHVPKWNPMNVCSYHLQEAGATPEQELAFALATGIAVLDALKPRVAAEDFPALCGRISFFVNAGIRFVTEMCKMRAFVDLWDEILEQRYGVEDPKFRRFRYGVQVNSLGLTEQQPENNVYRILIEMLAVTLSKRARARAVQLPAWNEALGLPRPWDQQWSMRMQQIMAYETDLLEYGDLFDGNPVVDAKVEELKSGARAELANLDSMGGAIMAIDYMKARLVEANADRVGGIERGETTVVGVNRFTQSEPSPLVDEEGGIMVVDPAVEADQIGRLTAWRAARDSAAVEAALARLRDDATAGRNVMPASIDAAKAGVTTGEWAEVMRAVHGQYRGPTGVSKSVSNKTEGLEDIRAAVDAVSDKLGRRLKFMVGKPGLDGHSNGAEQIAFRARDCGMDISYEGIRLTPEEIVQAALAEEPHVIGLSILSGSHVPLIEQLMGHLEAAGLGHLPVVVGGIIPEADEKRLLSMGVARVYTPKDFELNRIMFDIVALVEPRSVAAE; encoded by the coding sequence ATGGCCGAGATGCAGAAAGATAAGCCTTGGTTGATCCGCACCTATGCGGGTCATTCTACAGCCAAAGCTTCGAACGCGCTGTATCGGAGCAATCTGGCCAAAGGCCAAACGGGCCTATCCGTTGCCTTCGATTTGCCGACCCAAACGGGATATGACAGCGACCATGCGCTTGCGCGCGGTGAGGTGGGTAAGGTCGGCGTGCCTGTCAGCCACTTGGGCGATATGCGCACCCTGTTTGAGAATATCCCACTGGAGCAGATGAACACCTCAATGACCATTAACGCGACTGCGCCGTGGCTTTTGGCGCTCTATATCGCGGTGGCTGAGGAGCAGGGCGCCGAGGTGGCGGCCCTACAAGGCACAGTGCAAAACGATCTCATCAAAGAATACCTGTCGCGCGGGACATATATTTGCCCCCCTGCGCCGTCTCTGCGGATGATCGCAGATGTGGCTGAGTATTGTTATACGCATGTGCCAAAATGGAATCCGATGAATGTCTGCTCGTATCACCTGCAAGAGGCGGGTGCGACACCCGAGCAAGAACTGGCATTCGCCCTAGCGACAGGGATTGCGGTTCTTGATGCGCTAAAGCCCCGCGTTGCAGCAGAAGATTTCCCAGCACTTTGCGGTCGCATCTCCTTTTTTGTGAATGCGGGCATCCGTTTTGTGACCGAGATGTGCAAAATGCGCGCTTTTGTTGATCTCTGGGATGAAATTTTGGAACAGCGCTACGGGGTGGAAGACCCTAAGTTCCGCCGTTTCCGATATGGGGTTCAGGTGAACTCTCTCGGCCTGACAGAGCAGCAGCCTGAAAATAATGTCTATCGCATCCTGATTGAGATGCTCGCCGTGACACTGTCGAAACGCGCCCGCGCGCGGGCGGTGCAATTGCCCGCATGGAACGAGGCCTTGGGCCTGCCGCGCCCTTGGGATCAGCAATGGTCGATGCGGATGCAGCAGATCATGGCCTATGAAACCGATTTGTTGGAATATGGTGACCTTTTTGACGGTAACCCTGTGGTTGATGCCAAGGTCGAGGAATTGAAATCAGGTGCGCGGGCCGAATTGGCCAATCTCGACTCGATGGGCGGCGCGATCATGGCTATTGATTACATGAAAGCGCGTTTGGTCGAAGCGAATGCTGACCGTGTGGGGGGGATTGAGCGGGGCGAGACCACTGTTGTCGGCGTCAACCGCTTTACGCAATCAGAGCCTTCGCCTTTGGTCGATGAAGAGGGCGGGATCATGGTTGTTGATCCTGCGGTTGAGGCCGATCAAATCGGGCGCCTTACTGCGTGGCGCGCCGCGCGTGACAGCGCCGCTGTCGAGGCAGCTTTGGCGCGATTGCGCGATGATGCAACTGCAGGGCGCAATGTCATGCCCGCCTCGATTGACGCCGCAAAGGCGGGCGTGACGACTGGCGAATGGGCCGAGGTCATGCGCGCCGTGCATGGTCAATATCGTGGCCCAACGGGTGTTTCGAAATCTGTGTCGAACAAAACCGAAGGTCTGGAGGATATCCGGGCTGCCGTGGATGCAGTCAGCGATAAACTGGGCCGCCGTCTTAAGTTCATGGTGGGTAAGCCCGGACTTGACGGGCATTCCAACGGGGCGGAACAAATCGCCTTCCGCGCGCGCGATTGTGGAATGGATATCAGCTATGAGGGTATCCGTCTGACGCCCGAGGAAATCGTTCAAGCGGCCCTTGCGGAAGAACCCCATGTTATTGGGCTGTCGATCCTATCAGGCAGCCATGTGCCTCTGATCGAGCAATTGATGGGGCACTTAGAGGCTGCAGGATTGGGGCATTTGCCTGTGGTTGTCGGCGGCATTATCCCAGAGGCGGATGAAAAGCGCCTTTTATCAATGGGCGTGGCGCGGGTTTATACACCCAAGGATTTCGAATTAAACCGCATTATGTTTGATATCGTTGCCTTGGTTGAGCCCCGTTCCGTTGCGGCTGAGTAA
- a CDS encoding succinate dehydrogenase iron-sulfur subunit — translation MVELALPKNSQITTGKTWPKPEGATNLRKFQIYRWNPDDGQNPRVDTYWVDMDSCGPMVLDALIKIKNEIDPTLTFRRSCREGICGSCAMNIDGINTLACIYGMDEIKGDVKIYPLPHMPVVKDLIPDLTHFYAQHASIMPWLETKTQRPEKEWRQSIEDRKKLDGLYECVMCASCSTSCPSYWWNGDRYLGPAALLHAYRWIIDSRDEATGERLDELEDPFKLYRCHTIMNCTKTCPKGLNPAKAIANIKKMMVERQL, via the coding sequence ATGGTAGAACTCGCACTTCCAAAGAATTCGCAGATCACAACGGGCAAAACTTGGCCCAAACCCGAGGGGGCCACGAACCTGCGCAAATTCCAGATTTACCGCTGGAACCCCGATGACGGGCAAAACCCCCGTGTCGACACCTATTGGGTGGATATGGACAGCTGCGGGCCGATGGTTTTGGACGCGCTAATCAAGATCAAAAACGAGATCGACCCGACACTTACCTTCCGCCGTTCCTGCCGCGAGGGGATTTGTGGGTCTTGCGCGATGAATATTGACGGGATCAACACATTGGCCTGCATCTATGGCATGGATGAGATCAAAGGCGATGTGAAAATCTATCCGCTGCCCCATATGCCCGTGGTCAAGGATTTGATCCCCGACCTGACCCATTTCTACGCGCAGCACGCCTCGATCATGCCATGGCTTGAGACGAAAACACAGCGCCCAGAAAAGGAATGGCGCCAATCCATCGAAGACCGCAAGAAATTGGACGGGCTTTATGAATGCGTGATGTGCGCCTCCTGCTCCACCTCCTGCCCCAGCTATTGGTGGAACGGCGACCGCTACCTTGGGCCAGCGGCGCTTCTGCACGCCTATCGGTGGATCATCGACAGCCGTGACGAGGCCACGGGCGAACGTCTGGACGAGTTGGAAGACCCGTTCAAACTTTATCGCTGCCACACGATCATGAACTGCACCAAAACCTGCCCCAAAGGCCTAAACCCCGCCAAGGCCATCGCCAATATCAAGAAGATGATGGTGGAACGGCAGTTGTGA
- a CDS encoding type III PLP-dependent enzyme, whose amino-acid sequence MNATFAEPSVCEAISQPVDPDARLLGYIRSTSFDRPTLVLDLERIEAQYHALKAGLGHADIHYAVKANPAPEILARLVGLGAHFDAASRAEIEACLAHGARPAHISYGNTIKRPADIAYAHAQGITLFAADAVEELDKIAAHAPNAQVYIRVIVEASGADWPLTRKFGTSRETVLGLIEHAHAVGLTPRGLSFHVGSQTRDPMMWADTLDQIAAVWHAAQAAGHGLDLLNIGGGFPAFYGDDIPHPTAYARAVMDQVHARFGDVAQIMAEPGRGLVGEAGMIAAEVLLVSRKSNDDLCRWVYLDIGKFSGLAETMDEAIRYQFITERDHEVTGPCILAGPSCDSADVLYEKRPVQLPLGLKGGDKIIIRACGAYTSTYASVGFNGFPPLDVVAI is encoded by the coding sequence ATGAACGCTACATTTGCCGAGCCTTCGGTTTGCGAAGCTATTTCTCAACCCGTTGATCCCGATGCCCGTCTGTTGGGCTATATCCGCAGCACAAGCTTTGATCGCCCGACCCTTGTTCTGGATCTGGAGCGGATCGAAGCACAGTATCACGCACTCAAAGCGGGCTTGGGCCATGCGGATATTCATTACGCGGTCAAAGCCAACCCTGCGCCTGAAATCTTGGCCCGTCTTGTAGGTCTTGGCGCGCATTTTGATGCGGCCTCTCGCGCCGAGATAGAGGCCTGCTTGGCCCATGGCGCGCGGCCTGCGCATATCTCTTATGGCAACACGATTAAGCGCCCAGCCGATATTGCCTATGCCCATGCGCAAGGAATCACGCTCTTTGCCGCCGATGCGGTGGAAGAGTTGGACAAAATTGCGGCCCATGCCCCGAATGCCCAGGTCTATATCCGCGTGATTGTCGAAGCCTCGGGTGCCGATTGGCCGCTGACCCGCAAATTTGGCACAAGCCGCGAGACTGTATTGGGCCTGATCGAGCACGCCCACGCCGTTGGTTTGACCCCGCGCGGTCTGTCCTTCCATGTGGGCAGCCAGACCCGTGATCCGATGATGTGGGCTGATACGCTTGATCAAATCGCCGCCGTTTGGCACGCCGCGCAAGCCGCAGGACATGGTTTGGACTTGCTCAATATCGGGGGCGGTTTCCCCGCCTTTTACGGCGATGACATCCCACACCCCACCGCATATGCCCGCGCCGTTATGGATCAGGTTCACGCCCGCTTTGGGGATGTGGCGCAGATCATGGCCGAGCCTGGCCGCGGTCTAGTCGGTGAGGCGGGCATGATCGCCGCAGAGGTGCTGCTTGTCTCGCGCAAATCAAACGATGACCTATGCCGTTGGGTTTATCTTGATATTGGCAAATTCTCAGGCCTCGCCGAGACAATGGATGAGGCGATCCGCTATCAATTCATCACAGAGCGCGACCACGAAGTCACGGGCCCCTGCATTCTTGCAGGCCCATCTTGTGACAGCGCGGATGTTCTCTATGAAAAGCGGCCCGTGCAATTGCCGCTTGGGCTAAAGGGCGGAGATAAAATCATTATCCGCGCCTGCGGGGCCTATACATCAACCTATGCATCCGTAGGATTTAATGGCTTTCCACCTTTAGATGTGGTTGCCATTTAA
- the ccrA gene encoding crotonyl-CoA carboxylase/reductase: MALDSNQTPLYYEAPEKDLYDMGEMPPMGYVPPKMHAWAIRKERHGTPDKAFQLEVVETPSIDSQEVLVLVMAAGVNYNGVWAGLGQPISPFDGHGAPYHIAGSDAAGIVWAVGDKVKSWKVGDEVVIHCNQDDGDDEECNGGDPMFSPTQRIWGYETPDGSFAQFTRVQAQQLMPRPKHLTWEESACYTLTLATAYRMLFGHHPHELKPGQNVLVWGASGGLGVYAIQLINTAGANAIGVISDESKRDYVLSLGAKGVINRKEFDCWGQMPKVNTPEYNAWLKEARRFGKAIWDITGKGVNVDMVFEHPGESTFAVSTLVCKKGGMVVICAGTTGFNCTFDVRYMWMHQKRLQGSHFAHLKQAAAANRLMCERRLDPCMSEVMPWAELPDAHNKMLNNQHKPGNMSVLVQAPRTGLRTLEDVLEAGPNKA; the protein is encoded by the coding sequence ATGGCTTTGGACAGCAATCAGACGCCCCTCTACTACGAGGCGCCCGAGAAAGACCTCTATGATATGGGCGAGATGCCTCCGATGGGATATGTGCCGCCAAAAATGCACGCATGGGCCATCCGGAAAGAGCGCCACGGCACGCCCGACAAAGCGTTTCAGCTTGAAGTCGTAGAAACACCCAGCATCGACAGCCAAGAAGTATTGGTTTTGGTGATGGCTGCGGGTGTAAACTATAACGGCGTTTGGGCGGGCTTGGGTCAACCGATTAGCCCCTTCGATGGACATGGCGCCCCCTATCACATCGCAGGCTCTGATGCCGCAGGCATTGTCTGGGCCGTTGGCGACAAAGTGAAATCTTGGAAAGTTGGGGACGAGGTCGTGATCCACTGCAACCAAGATGACGGGGATGACGAAGAATGTAATGGCGGTGATCCAATGTTCTCGCCGACACAGCGCATTTGGGGCTATGAAACCCCCGACGGGTCTTTTGCCCAATTTACCCGCGTGCAGGCTCAGCAATTAATGCCACGCCCTAAGCACCTGACTTGGGAAGAATCCGCGTGCTACACCCTGACCCTTGCCACAGCCTATCGTATGCTGTTTGGCCATCACCCGCATGAGTTAAAACCTGGCCAGAATGTTCTGGTCTGGGGGGCATCAGGTGGGCTTGGTGTCTATGCCATTCAGTTGATCAACACCGCAGGCGCGAATGCAATTGGCGTCATCTCAGATGAAAGTAAGCGCGACTACGTCCTCAGCCTTGGCGCAAAAGGTGTGATCAATCGCAAGGAATTTGACTGCTGGGGTCAAATGCCCAAGGTGAACACCCCAGAATATAACGCGTGGCTGAAAGAGGCCCGCCGCTTTGGCAAAGCAATTTGGGACATCACTGGCAAAGGCGTGAATGTCGATATGGTGTTTGAGCACCCAGGTGAATCGACCTTCGCCGTCTCAACTCTCGTGTGTAAAAAGGGCGGCATGGTTGTTATCTGTGCAGGCACAACAGGGTTCAACTGCACCTTTGATGTGCGCTATATGTGGATGCATCAAAAGCGCCTGCAAGGCAGCCACTTTGCCCATCTCAAGCAAGCCGCAGCCGCCAATCGCTTAATGTGCGAGCGCCGTCTTGATCCGTGTATGTCCGAGGTCATGCCATGGGCCGAGTTGCCCGATGCGCATAACAAAATGCTCAACAACCAACACAAGCCAGGCAATATGTCGGTGTTGGTTCAAGCGCCCCGCACAGGCCTGCGCACCTTAGAAGATGTGCTTGAGGCGGGCCCCAATAAAGCATAG